One region of Sulfuriroseicoccus oceanibius genomic DNA includes:
- a CDS encoding sulfatase-like hydrolase/transferase: MAAVLWQPISARSASSVINVAWNHTSTTVTAFDSEPDGEVVSAGSNGSAYWNQIRQDEQGATFADLAMKYSDGSDAPVTVSATSGYTGHSGVSWSGKGDDFVMMDGWYGFKDGEKVAVSGVPAEWAADGYSVVIYGDSDAVSRTMRYTINGVTKTIVDAGTFGGTFVDGGNRVVFDGLSQTSFEITGNADGTPGRSAINGLQIIRGGQQQEPQVGAFDADDLYVGEGESVVLSWQVTGADSVTITPWPGDVSSLTEGGGGSVSVSVNQSTTFTLEAGNALGSVSESVTVHVGPERPNILLFLVDDMGTQDTSEPFQVNAQGEDVPTAQNALYRTPQMTLLANQGVKFTSAYAMPVCSPTRCSLMNGQNSVRHHVTNWTAPRVSPDGGGETGQNHVTSHNSPREWRRAGLDTSKPTLPALLSGAGYRSIHVGKGHFGNATDHNADPLLCGFDVNIGGKQIGQPGSYFGTANYGSGNFQVPHLEAYHGTNTFLTEALTLEMNRAIEGAVNDGVPFFAYMSHYALHAPFHEDPRFAGNYPSLSGSNGAYATLIEGMDKSLGDIRAKLEQLGVAEETLVIFLSDNGSDNPMANASAPLRGKKGQKWEGGSRVPMIVAWSKIDPNSSFQSRLSIPANRHEDDLVAVFDLFPTILNIAGVEYDQQVDGYDLQEYFKGNAGTHRPQELLIHFPHDHNSDYYTLLRVGEYKLIYTYHTDTFELYNVVSDIGESVDLAAAEPERVMEMARKMARQLAEHGAQWPTYEASPTDIDDPLVMPQIAGVDVDRDGIADNTEDANQNGLVDPGETDPDNDNSDGDNVPDGEEARIGTDPLDASSRFDVVPVVRGDGQLELNWPSAAGASFTIRSSGDLIDWSTVVADSVPAAGDGASATTYVVAGSEADRVFYRVELD; encoded by the coding sequence GTGGCTGCTGTTCTTTGGCAGCCGATTTCAGCACGCTCTGCATCCTCGGTGATCAACGTGGCTTGGAATCATACGAGCACCACAGTGACTGCTTTCGACTCTGAGCCCGACGGTGAGGTGGTGTCGGCAGGAAGCAATGGCTCGGCGTATTGGAACCAGATCCGGCAGGATGAACAGGGGGCGACGTTTGCTGATCTGGCGATGAAGTATTCCGATGGGTCGGACGCGCCCGTGACGGTGTCTGCAACCTCAGGTTACACGGGGCACAGCGGCGTTTCTTGGAGTGGCAAGGGGGATGATTTCGTGATGATGGACGGCTGGTATGGGTTCAAAGATGGTGAGAAGGTGGCAGTTTCCGGCGTGCCCGCGGAGTGGGCGGCGGATGGCTATTCCGTCGTGATTTACGGCGACTCGGACGCGGTCTCCCGAACGATGCGATACACGATCAATGGGGTGACCAAGACGATTGTCGACGCTGGCACGTTTGGAGGAACGTTTGTCGATGGGGGCAATCGGGTGGTGTTTGACGGGCTTAGCCAGACATCATTTGAGATCACGGGCAATGCGGATGGCACGCCGGGGCGATCGGCGATCAATGGTTTGCAGATCATTCGGGGTGGCCAGCAGCAAGAGCCTCAAGTGGGAGCGTTCGATGCCGACGATCTGTACGTTGGTGAGGGAGAATCGGTGGTTTTGAGTTGGCAGGTGACGGGAGCGGACTCAGTGACGATTACTCCCTGGCCGGGGGATGTGTCTTCGTTGACAGAAGGGGGAGGAGGTTCCGTCTCGGTGAGTGTGAATCAATCGACAACTTTCACCTTGGAGGCGGGCAATGCGCTGGGCTCGGTTTCCGAGAGTGTGACGGTTCACGTCGGGCCGGAGCGTCCGAATATCTTGCTCTTTTTGGTGGATGACATGGGCACGCAGGACACGTCTGAGCCGTTTCAGGTGAATGCCCAAGGGGAGGATGTGCCTACCGCACAGAATGCGTTGTACCGGACGCCGCAGATGACGCTGTTAGCAAACCAAGGGGTGAAGTTCACGAGTGCGTATGCGATGCCAGTTTGTTCGCCGACCCGATGCAGCTTGATGAACGGGCAGAACTCCGTGCGCCATCATGTGACCAACTGGACGGCTCCGCGGGTGTCTCCGGACGGAGGCGGGGAAACCGGACAGAATCATGTCACCAGCCATAACTCACCTCGTGAATGGCGCCGTGCTGGGTTGGACACTTCGAAGCCGACGTTGCCAGCGCTGCTGAGTGGTGCCGGCTACCGCAGTATTCATGTGGGCAAGGGGCATTTTGGCAACGCGACGGATCACAATGCGGATCCTTTGCTGTGTGGATTTGATGTGAACATCGGAGGTAAACAAATTGGCCAGCCTGGAAGCTATTTCGGAACGGCGAATTACGGGTCGGGCAACTTTCAGGTGCCACACTTGGAGGCCTATCACGGGACGAATACCTTTCTCACCGAGGCGCTCACGCTGGAAATGAACCGTGCGATCGAGGGCGCAGTGAACGATGGGGTGCCGTTCTTTGCCTACATGAGCCACTATGCCCTACACGCCCCGTTTCATGAGGATCCTCGTTTTGCGGGCAACTATCCATCGCTCAGTGGTAGTAACGGGGCGTATGCCACGTTGATCGAGGGGATGGACAAGTCGCTTGGAGATATCCGGGCCAAGCTTGAGCAACTCGGAGTGGCTGAGGAGACGTTGGTGATCTTTCTTTCGGACAACGGGAGCGACAACCCGATGGCCAATGCGTCGGCGCCATTGCGTGGCAAAAAAGGTCAGAAGTGGGAGGGCGGCTCGCGCGTGCCAATGATTGTTGCGTGGTCGAAGATTGATCCCAACAGCTCATTCCAGAGTCGGTTGAGTATCCCGGCAAACCGGCATGAGGACGATTTGGTGGCGGTGTTTGACCTGTTTCCAACCATTCTGAACATAGCTGGGGTGGAGTACGATCAGCAGGTCGATGGTTATGATCTGCAGGAGTATTTCAAAGGGAATGCCGGAACGCACCGACCGCAGGAGTTGTTGATCCATTTTCCGCATGACCACAATTCGGACTACTACACGTTGCTGCGAGTGGGGGAGTACAAGCTGATCTACACTTACCACACCGATACATTCGAGCTCTACAATGTGGTGTCCGATATCGGTGAAAGCGTGGATCTGGCGGCGGCTGAGCCTGAAAGGGTAATGGAGATGGCGCGCAAGATGGCGCGACAGCTTGCTGAACATGGAGCGCAGTGGCCGACCTATGAAGCATCACCAACTGATATCGATGATCCACTGGTCATGCCGCAGATCGCCGGGGTGGATGTCGATCGCGATGGGATCGCCGATAATACCGAGGATGCCAATCAGAATGGGTTGGTGGATCCAGGTGAGACGGATCCGGATAATGACAACAGTGACGGGGATAATGTGCCGGATGGCGAGGAAGCCCGGATTGGGACCGATCCATTGGATGCTTCGAGTCGGTTTGATGTGGTGCCGGTAGTGCGCGGTGACGGGCAGCTTGAATTGAATTGGCCATCAGCCGCGGGAGCGAGTTTTACCATCCGTTCCAGCGGCGATTTGATCGACTGGAGTACGGTAGTGGCAGATTCCGTGCCGGCTGCGGGCGATGGGGCGTCGGCGACGACCTACGTGGTGGCTGGTAGCGAGGCTGACAGGGTGTTCTACCGTGTTGAGCTGGATTGA
- a CDS encoding PEP-CTERM sorting domain-containing protein produces the protein MKKTPFLVGAALAVSLAGASAVTTVIDFGLAGTTSFPVTVNQFAESNASNSVNNLTLNTIAGVDSGIRFSTSDVWSAGAGGSFSPAGSGSYDGGSSVVDGWISNEQAAYGDIWQGLVNATNPLTTGQALTMTFSGLEANTEYTFKLLSARANAYGTGFDGTYSMTYGVDSLAGGGSHDMGGSGAGLNATEYTWTFTTGDTAENAVIDLSGSWNLNAVTIDSVAVAAVPEPSSTALLGVSGLALILRRRR, from the coding sequence ATGAAAAAAACTCCATTCCTCGTAGGAGCTGCGTTGGCTGTCTCTTTGGCCGGTGCAAGCGCTGTAACCACCGTGATCGACTTCGGGCTTGCAGGTACGACTTCGTTTCCAGTGACTGTTAACCAGTTCGCCGAGAGCAATGCCTCAAACTCCGTGAATAACCTGACACTCAATACGATCGCCGGTGTGGACAGCGGAATCCGCTTTTCGACCAGCGATGTCTGGAGCGCGGGCGCTGGCGGTTCGTTCAGCCCGGCGGGATCCGGCAGCTATGATGGTGGAAGTTCCGTTGTGGATGGCTGGATCAGCAACGAGCAGGCTGCATATGGCGACATTTGGCAAGGCTTGGTCAATGCGACGAATCCTCTCACCACCGGCCAAGCTCTGACCATGACATTCTCTGGTCTTGAGGCGAATACAGAGTACACATTCAAGTTGTTGAGTGCTCGGGCGAATGCCTATGGCACAGGCTTCGACGGAACCTACTCCATGACTTATGGCGTGGACTCCCTCGCGGGTGGCGGATCGCATGACATGGGTGGTTCTGGCGCGGGGCTCAATGCGACTGAATACACTTGGACATTCACCACCGGAGATACAGCTGAGAATGCGGTGATTGATTTGTCCGGATCGTGGAACCTGAACGCGGTGACCATTGATTCTGTGGCGGTGGCTGCGGTGCCCGAGCCGTCTTCAACTGCTCTTCTTGGTGTGAGTGGTCTTGCGTTGATCTTGCGCCGTCGGCGTTAG
- a CDS encoding sulfatase, with translation MKVANWSRVALVIALVFGRSALCADVISVNFEQGGQSSGDELGAAVEAGVVPVAQWNNLNVGAIGVHGVALAPTAVKDRTGVETSATVAVDLASAYVGESGSGGGSPDRVMMASYVSWDPVDGVAPEDSGGVTVAGLPSDFTDSGYSVYVYFDADVNDRTFDIGVAGMSVRGADSSTFAGVFKNAASSPGDANCAVFSGLNASGFVISMNSDSGRAALNGFQIVANTYQPAPAITSFVADDYYVEPGGAVTLRWETSGATSLSIAPDAGDVLAGSSDGVGEVRVTVPDETTTYILTASSGGGAVTSRVRVGVGPARPNIVLFLVDDMGTQDTSEPFVVDEAGNDVPTAMNQLYRTPAMRSLADQGMKFTNAYAMPVCSPTRCSLMNGQNSVRHHVTNWTGRDVSPSGGGETGFNSSASHNSPRDWRRMGLDVSQSTLPALLSGAGYRTIHVGKGHFGNAFSNMDPADCGFDINIGGTQIGQPGSYYGNQNYGSGNMQVPHLEAYHGTSTFLTEALTVEMNKAIEASVRDGVPFFAYMSHYAVHQPYDEDSRFAGNYPGLSGFDRAYATLIEGMDKSLGDIMTKLNELGVAEDTLVIFLSDNGSDNPNKAASAPLRGYKGTKWEGGSRVPMIVGWAKIDAGNPFQAELSIPVDRYEDDIVTVFDLYPTVLGVAGVGRGDQVVDGYDLREYFKGVPGQHRPQELLIHFPHDHASDYYTFLRQGDYKLIYHYVDDRYELYHLGDDLGETVNLAAAEPERVVRMARRMAQMLNEHGAQWPTFDRSPDDVDDPFAMPLVVGVDLDADGLDDREEDANGNGLVDPGETNPDLDNSDGDNVGDGDEVKLGTDPLDASSRFEVVPALMSDGTLELVWPSRPGTTFTIRSSFDLKDWSTVVAAAVPASEGRVTRFNLGRMDGAQAFFRTELE, from the coding sequence ATGAAAGTGGCAAATTGGAGCCGGGTCGCGTTGGTGATTGCGCTGGTGTTTGGTAGGTCGGCTCTGTGCGCCGATGTGATCAGTGTGAATTTTGAGCAAGGCGGCCAGAGCTCCGGGGACGAGTTGGGCGCCGCTGTGGAAGCGGGTGTGGTGCCCGTGGCGCAGTGGAACAATCTCAATGTGGGGGCGATCGGTGTGCATGGCGTGGCGTTGGCGCCAACGGCGGTGAAAGATCGAACCGGTGTGGAGACATCAGCGACGGTAGCGGTGGATCTGGCCAGTGCGTACGTAGGTGAGTCTGGCTCCGGAGGAGGTTCGCCGGATCGTGTGATGATGGCATCGTATGTTTCGTGGGACCCTGTGGATGGTGTGGCTCCCGAGGACTCGGGAGGGGTGACGGTGGCGGGTTTGCCATCGGATTTCACCGATTCGGGGTATTCGGTTTACGTCTATTTTGATGCGGATGTGAACGACCGTACTTTTGATATTGGAGTTGCGGGCATGAGTGTCCGTGGTGCGGATAGTTCGACATTTGCAGGTGTTTTCAAGAATGCGGCGTCGTCGCCGGGAGATGCGAACTGCGCGGTTTTTTCGGGGCTGAATGCATCCGGCTTTGTGATCTCAATGAACTCGGATTCGGGGCGTGCCGCTCTCAACGGCTTTCAGATTGTGGCGAATACCTACCAACCGGCACCTGCGATCACGTCGTTTGTGGCGGATGATTATTACGTGGAGCCGGGCGGTGCGGTGACGCTGCGCTGGGAGACCTCGGGTGCGACCAGCTTGAGTATTGCGCCTGATGCTGGGGATGTGTTGGCTGGTTCTAGTGACGGGGTGGGTGAGGTTCGGGTTACGGTGCCTGACGAGACGACGACGTATATCTTGACGGCCTCCAGCGGGGGAGGTGCTGTGACATCCAGAGTTCGGGTCGGGGTTGGGCCGGCGCGGCCGAACATCGTTTTGTTCCTTGTGGACGACATGGGAACGCAGGATACGTCGGAGCCATTCGTGGTGGATGAGGCTGGAAATGATGTGCCGACCGCGATGAATCAATTGTACCGGACTCCGGCGATGAGGAGTCTGGCGGATCAGGGGATGAAATTCACCAATGCGTATGCCATGCCGGTTTGTTCGCCTACGCGCTGTAGTCTCATGAACGGGCAAAACTCAGTGCGGCATCATGTGACCAACTGGACGGGGAGGGATGTCTCGCCATCGGGCGGCGGGGAGACTGGGTTCAACTCCTCCGCCAGTCATAACTCTCCGCGTGATTGGCGGAGGATGGGGCTGGACGTGAGCCAGAGTACGCTGCCGGCGTTGCTTAGCGGTGCCGGTTATCGGACGATTCACGTGGGCAAAGGGCACTTCGGAAATGCCTTTAGCAACATGGATCCGGCGGACTGTGGGTTTGATATCAACATCGGTGGAACCCAGATCGGGCAACCGGGGAGCTATTACGGCAATCAAAACTATGGGTCTGGAAACATGCAGGTGCCCCATTTGGAGGCGTATCATGGGACCTCCACGTTTTTGACGGAGGCGCTGACCGTGGAGATGAACAAGGCGATCGAGGCGTCGGTTCGGGACGGTGTGCCGTTTTTCGCCTACATGTCTCATTATGCGGTGCACCAGCCGTATGACGAGGACTCCAGGTTTGCTGGAAACTACCCCGGCTTGAGCGGGTTTGACCGGGCGTACGCGACCTTGATCGAGGGGATGGACAAGTCGCTCGGGGATATAATGACGAAGCTCAATGAGCTAGGGGTTGCCGAGGACACATTGGTCATCTTCCTGTCGGATAATGGAAGTGATAACCCAAACAAAGCGGCGTCGGCTCCGCTGCGGGGGTACAAGGGGACGAAATGGGAGGGCGGCTCACGGGTGCCGATGATCGTAGGGTGGGCGAAGATTGATGCGGGCAACCCATTTCAGGCGGAGTTGAGTATTCCGGTGGATCGCTACGAAGATGATATTGTGACGGTATTTGACCTGTATCCGACCGTACTCGGGGTGGCGGGTGTGGGGCGTGGAGACCAGGTTGTCGATGGCTATGATCTGCGGGAGTACTTCAAAGGGGTGCCCGGGCAGCACCGGCCGCAGGAGTTGTTAATTCACTTTCCGCATGACCACGCTTCGGATTACTACACGTTTTTGAGGCAGGGGGACTACAAGTTGATCTACCACTATGTGGATGACCGCTATGAGCTCTACCATCTTGGCGATGACTTGGGGGAGACGGTCAATTTGGCGGCAGCCGAGCCCGAGCGGGTGGTGCGGATGGCGCGGCGGATGGCGCAGATGCTCAATGAGCATGGTGCGCAGTGGCCGACTTTTGACCGATCTCCGGATGATGTGGATGATCCGTTTGCGATGCCTCTTGTGGTGGGTGTTGATTTGGATGCCGACGGGCTTGACGACCGGGAGGAGGATGCGAATGGAAATGGGCTGGTGGACCCGGGGGAGACCAACCCGGATCTGGACAATAGCGACGGGGATAACGTTGGCGATGGGGATGAGGTGAAGCTGGGGACCGATCCTTTGGATGCGTCGAGTCGCTTTGAGGTGGTGCCTGCGTTGATGTCGGACGGCACATTGGAGCTCGTTTGGCCCTCCCGGCCGGGAACTACGTTTACGATCCGATCGAGCTTTGATTTGAAGGATTGGAGCACGGTGGTTGCTGCTGCAGTGCCCGCTTCGGAGGGGCGGGTTACACGGTTCAACTTGGGGCGGATGGACGGGGCTCAGGCCTTTTTCAGAACGGAGCTCGAGTGA
- a CDS encoding sigma-70 family RNA polymerase sigma factor, whose protein sequence is MSSSPEHFREFVSLLTSHQSALRGFIVSLLPGLPGASDVLQDVNVILWEKRAAFEIGSNFRAWAFKIARYETLNYRRRLQRDGVEMLNPELIDLMAAEYERRPELTERRLEALQHCLEGLQPQHRELIEGRYMSASSLVDYAARVGRSAGGLRVALHRLRASLRKCVESKLVVAESRV, encoded by the coding sequence ATGTCGTCATCTCCTGAACATTTCCGCGAGTTCGTAAGTCTGCTGACCAGTCATCAGTCGGCGCTTCGTGGGTTTATCGTGTCTCTTCTGCCTGGGCTTCCGGGGGCATCCGATGTGCTGCAGGATGTGAACGTCATCCTTTGGGAGAAACGTGCCGCGTTTGAGATCGGGAGTAATTTTCGTGCGTGGGCGTTTAAGATCGCACGTTACGAGACCCTGAACTACCGCCGCAGGCTGCAGCGGGACGGTGTGGAGATGCTCAACCCTGAGCTGATTGACCTGATGGCCGCGGAGTATGAACGGCGCCCCGAGCTTACGGAGAGGCGACTTGAGGCTCTGCAGCATTGTCTGGAGGGCTTGCAGCCGCAGCATCGCGAGTTGATCGAAGGGCGCTATATGAGTGCGTCCTCGTTGGTCGATTATGCGGCGAGGGTGGGGCGTTCGGCCGGTGGCCTGCGGGTGGCATTGCATCGGTTGCGTGCGTCGTTGCGCAAGTGCGTGGAGTCGAAATTGGTGGTTGCTGAGAGTCGCGTATGA
- a CDS encoding LamG-like jellyroll fold domain-containing protein — MNLEELELLVGDLLDGSLSGEKRAELEAALMASPEARERFSELLQLHNAMEIHTEGLPSAKWGRAVIPVERVMRRQRRKIMRIAVMAAAAVIVLGAVVMRMIHVPHAAELAGFEVARGTRFEVTHAVDRANPTGGALHAGSRMVISQGAVELKFESGVRSVVQAPADLTLDAEGVVSLDEGVAWFHVPADAVGFEVVAREVRIVDLGTEFGVVSSGMVADEVHVFDGRVAVTHLWGGDSTRRELVAGEAVRATDEEELEAQATDRSRFTSVLPDGLPYLHWSFDGADPFQVRGTYNAVSRIKTGDVAGLSNPELVPGVVGNAVVFNGERQALVTNWPGFTGKRARTVSFWMRLPAGVGQSGLNGIVGWGDPELYGGKWKVLVCDGEEADSQVVRVSWGAHWADGSIDVNDGEWHHVVVTTTGQVDAAGHLDIAVYVDGVRDAHRFEGTEESGPVHEMRTGSRTQAAQPLMFGSSLQSRIEDRFFFKGEIDELFIHAGHVTAEEVARMRELSGAQN; from the coding sequence ATGAACCTTGAAGAATTAGAATTGTTGGTGGGTGATCTGCTGGACGGCAGCCTGTCGGGCGAGAAGCGAGCGGAGTTGGAGGCTGCATTGATGGCGAGCCCTGAGGCGCGTGAGCGATTCAGTGAATTGCTTCAATTGCACAACGCGATGGAGATTCATACTGAAGGACTTCCTTCTGCGAAATGGGGGCGTGCTGTGATTCCTGTAGAACGTGTGATGAGGCGTCAGCGGCGCAAGATTATGCGAATTGCGGTCATGGCTGCTGCTGCGGTGATTGTCCTTGGGGCGGTGGTGATGCGCATGATCCACGTGCCGCACGCGGCCGAGCTTGCTGGGTTTGAGGTGGCGCGTGGGACACGTTTTGAGGTGACGCATGCGGTGGATCGGGCGAACCCGACGGGTGGCGCATTGCATGCGGGATCCCGGATGGTGATTTCGCAGGGGGCGGTGGAGTTGAAATTCGAGTCTGGCGTTCGTTCGGTGGTGCAGGCTCCGGCTGACCTGACATTGGATGCCGAAGGTGTGGTGAGTTTGGACGAAGGGGTGGCCTGGTTCCATGTACCGGCGGATGCTGTCGGGTTTGAGGTGGTTGCGCGGGAGGTGAGAATCGTGGATCTGGGGACGGAATTTGGCGTGGTTTCCAGCGGGATGGTCGCGGATGAGGTGCATGTGTTCGATGGGCGGGTGGCTGTGACCCACCTCTGGGGAGGCGATTCCACGCGGCGTGAGCTGGTTGCCGGTGAGGCGGTGAGGGCAACCGATGAGGAGGAGCTAGAAGCACAGGCCACGGATAGAAGTCGTTTTACCTCGGTCTTGCCGGATGGACTGCCGTATTTGCACTGGTCGTTCGACGGGGCGGATCCGTTCCAAGTGCGTGGCACCTACAATGCGGTATCGCGGATCAAGACGGGCGATGTCGCTGGGCTCAGTAATCCGGAGTTGGTGCCGGGGGTGGTGGGCAATGCCGTGGTATTCAACGGAGAACGTCAGGCGTTGGTGACCAACTGGCCCGGGTTCACCGGGAAGCGGGCGCGGACGGTGAGCTTTTGGATGCGATTGCCGGCGGGTGTCGGGCAATCGGGGCTTAATGGCATCGTAGGCTGGGGGGATCCCGAGTTGTACGGTGGGAAGTGGAAGGTGTTGGTATGTGATGGAGAGGAGGCTGATTCCCAGGTGGTGCGGGTTTCGTGGGGGGCTCACTGGGCGGATGGCAGCATCGATGTAAATGATGGTGAGTGGCATCATGTCGTGGTGACCACGACGGGCCAAGTGGATGCGGCCGGGCACTTGGATATCGCAGTGTATGTCGACGGGGTGCGTGACGCGCATCGGTTCGAGGGGACAGAAGAGAGCGGTCCGGTGCATGAGATGCGCACGGGATCGCGAACCCAGGCCGCGCAGCCGCTGATGTTTGGTTCCAGCCTGCAGTCACGCATTGAAGATCGCTTCTTCTTTAAAGGCGAGATCGACGAGTTGTTCATCCATGCGGGGCATGTCACCGCTGAGGAGGTGGCGCGCATGCGAGAACTCTCCGGGGCTCAAAACTAG
- a CDS encoding sulfatase-like hydrolase/transferase: MMRYVVSAALWLLAQGGVLAGSSVLMDFGTVQGAAGGNWNHLGAGTSLADLVDSSGTATTIDLTLRFHGSGAGYGGGAFNSEDPGAPEPFNVKNAYADGLYSNNHTEAGIDITLSELAPNTSYTITFYGGRNDGNWSDADVTVVVGSGDGGKVTHRAACSFVVTSDSSGGIRLNFVDDGSNVSSGANATLAAMSIEEVPNLLPTIGEFLADDYYVAAGDAVTLEWRSDKATSLVIDQGVGDVTGVGVDGSGSFTVNVEQTTTYTLTAANDEGAVTESVRVVVGDPRPNILFFLVDDMGWQDTSVPFHYDGSGNPVRGVYNDRYRTPSMETLAAQGRKFTNAYAYSICSPTRVSIMTGMHAARHHVTTWTHPETPQHTGGNSVAHLDSPADWRMAGMDAADIPLPKMLKQAGYRTIHAGKAHFGPNSEPSGDPRFLGFDVNIAGHGAGGPGSYLGSQNFSGTWRGAPAFWDVPGLDQYHIGNYGQEVFLTEALTLEMNREIERAVADGVPFFAYMSHYAVHVPWTNDERFTANYDGSEPGEPNLGGQELAFATIVEGVDKSLGDIMARLEQLGVADDTLVIFYSDNGSDLRDGREESVLRGYKGTKWEGAFRVPFIVGWAKLDGTNSFQQALPIPANTRDERVINCEDMFSTVAAVAGVAYDHDVDGYDLSPYFRGVEGELRPQQFIQHFPHGHGSDHFVVMRQGDWKIIHEYSNGTTQLFNLADDVGEATDVADQHPELVMSMTRHLIQELERYGAQYSRNVDTGGEIPPKLPNLPAVDVDEDGVADLTEDANQNGLVDPGETDPDNDNTDGDNVPDGDEARLGTDPLDAASRFDVLPIRHADGSIELRWPSAPGATFTIRSSHDLSDWSTVVADAVPAAGAGAVETSYVFAAGESGRRFFQVELN; the protein is encoded by the coding sequence ATGATGAGATATGTTGTTTCCGCGGCCTTGTGGCTGCTCGCGCAAGGTGGTGTGCTTGCTGGTTCTTCCGTGTTGATGGATTTTGGCACCGTGCAGGGAGCTGCCGGTGGGAATTGGAACCATTTGGGAGCGGGGACCTCGTTGGCCGATCTGGTGGACAGCTCGGGGACGGCGACCACGATCGATCTAACGCTGCGTTTTCATGGATCGGGGGCGGGCTATGGCGGTGGGGCCTTCAATAGCGAGGATCCCGGAGCTCCCGAGCCATTCAATGTGAAGAATGCTTATGCCGACGGCTTGTATAGCAACAACCACACCGAGGCTGGTATTGATATTACTTTGAGCGAACTGGCTCCGAACACATCATACACCATCACTTTCTACGGTGGGCGCAATGATGGTAACTGGAGTGACGCGGATGTTACCGTAGTGGTAGGCTCGGGAGATGGAGGGAAAGTGACGCACCGCGCGGCGTGTTCCTTTGTGGTCACTTCGGATTCCTCTGGGGGGATTCGGCTGAACTTTGTGGACGATGGGAGCAATGTCTCGTCGGGGGCGAATGCGACCCTGGCGGCAATGAGTATTGAGGAAGTGCCGAACTTACTCCCGACGATCGGGGAGTTTTTGGCAGATGATTATTATGTCGCAGCGGGTGACGCGGTGACGCTGGAGTGGCGGAGTGACAAGGCGACGTCACTGGTGATCGACCAAGGGGTGGGGGATGTGACGGGCGTTGGCGTGGATGGGAGCGGTAGCTTTACGGTGAACGTGGAGCAGACCACGACGTACACGCTCACGGCGGCCAACGACGAGGGGGCGGTGACTGAGAGTGTGCGCGTGGTGGTAGGGGACCCACGGCCGAACATTTTGTTCTTTTTGGTGGATGATATGGGGTGGCAGGACACGTCGGTGCCGTTTCATTACGATGGCTCGGGCAACCCGGTGCGAGGGGTTTACAACGATCGTTACCGTACGCCGTCCATGGAAACGCTGGCAGCCCAGGGGCGGAAGTTTACCAATGCGTATGCTTACTCCATCTGTTCGCCGACGCGGGTGTCTATCATGACAGGGATGCATGCGGCGCGGCATCATGTGACGACGTGGACGCATCCTGAGACGCCACAGCACACGGGGGGCAATTCGGTGGCGCATCTCGACTCCCCGGCTGACTGGCGGATGGCGGGAATGGATGCGGCGGATATTCCGTTGCCCAAAATGCTGAAACAGGCTGGATACCGCACGATTCACGCGGGGAAGGCGCATTTCGGACCCAATAGCGAACCGTCCGGGGACCCTCGTTTTCTTGGTTTTGATGTGAACATTGCAGGTCACGGAGCCGGCGGGCCGGGATCGTATCTCGGATCGCAAAACTTCTCGGGCACATGGCGCGGAGCTCCGGCGTTCTGGGATGTCCCCGGACTCGATCAGTATCACATAGGCAATTATGGGCAGGAGGTATTCCTCACCGAGGCGCTGACTCTGGAGATGAACCGTGAAATCGAACGGGCGGTCGCAGACGGGGTGCCGTTCTTCGCCTACATGAGTCACTATGCGGTGCACGTGCCGTGGACCAATGACGAACGTTTTACCGCCAACTACGATGGCAGTGAGCCCGGCGAGCCGAACCTGGGCGGGCAGGAGTTGGCCTTCGCTACCATTGTGGAAGGGGTGGACAAGTCGTTGGGCGATATCATGGCCAGGCTGGAGCAGCTAGGGGTCGCGGATGATACCTTGGTGATCTTCTACTCTGACAATGGTAGTGACCTGCGGGATGGACGGGAGGAATCTGTGCTTCGCGGGTACAAGGGAACCAAGTGGGAAGGTGCGTTCCGTGTGCCGTTTATCGTGGGATGGGCGAAACTGGATGGGACCAATTCTTTCCAGCAGGCATTGCCCATCCCCGCCAACACAAGGGACGAGCGCGTTATTAATTGTGAGGATATGTTTTCCACGGTGGCTGCGGTGGCAGGAGTCGCCTATGACCATGATGTGGACGGATATGATTTGAGCCCGTATTTCCGCGGGGTGGAAGGAGAGCTGCGTCCCCAGCAATTCATCCAGCATTTCCCCCACGGGCATGGATCGGATCATTTTGTGGTGATGCGGCAAGGGGATTGGAAGATTATCCACGAGTATTCCAATGGGACGACCCAGCTTTTCAACCTGGCCGATGATGTTGGCGAGGCTACTGATGTGGCGGACCAGCACCCGGAGTTGGTGATGTCCATGACTCGTCACTTGATCCAGGAGTTGGAGCGGTATGGCGCCCAATACTCAAGGAATGTGGATACAGGGGGTGAAATACCTCCGAAGTTACCCAACCTGCCGGCGGTGGATGTGGATGAGGATGGAGTGGCCGACCTGACCGAGGACGCCAACCAGAATGGGTTGGTCGATCCGGGGGAGACAGATCCTGATAACGATAATACCGACGGCGACAATGTGCCGGATGGAGATGAAGCCCGCTTGGGAACCGACCCGCTGGATGCGGCCAGTCGCTTCGATGTGCTGCCGATACGACATGCGGATGGAAGCATCGAGCTTCGATGGCCGTCTGCGCCCGGAGCAACCTTTACCATTCGCAGCAGTCACGATCTGAGCGACTGGTCTACCGTGGTGGCGGATGCGGTGCCTGCGGCTGGCGCGGGTGCGGTTGAGACTTCGTATGTGTTCGCCGCGGGCGAGTCAGGTCGGAGGTTTTTTCAGGTCGAACTTAACTAG